From the genome of Gryllotalpicola protaetiae:
CGTCCGCGCCCCGTGACCTCGTTCACGTGGCCGGTCGCGCGGTGCGCATCGGGAACGAGAGCGTTGACGAGGGTCGACTTGCCGACGCCGGAGTGGCCGACGGCGACCGTCGTGTGGCCGACGAGCGCGGCCGCGAGCTCGGCCGTCGGCATCGCGTCGCGGGCGCTCGTGAACACGGTCAGGTGGTCGAGGGCGCCGAAGTTCGCGAGGAACGGGGCGGGGTCGGCCAGGTCGGTCTTCGTGATGCACAGGAGCGGTGTCACGCCCGCGTCGTAGGCCGCGACGAGGTAGCGGTCGACGAGCCGCACCCGCGGCTCGGGGTTCGCCGCGGCGATGACGATGAGCATCTGGTCGGCGTTGGCGACGATGATGCGCTCGACGGCGTCCGTGTCGTCCGCTGAGCGCCGCAGCAGGGTCGTGCGCTCGCCGATGCGCACGATGCGGGCGAGAGTGCCGTCCTCACCGGTGGTGTCGCCCACGAGGTCGACGCGGTCGCCCGTGACGATCGCCTGCTTGCGCAGCTCGCGCGCCCGCGAGGCGGTCAGCTGGTGCTCGGTCGGCTCGTCCTCATCGAGCAGCACGGTGTAGCGGCCACGGTCGACGGAGAGCACCCGGCCGGTGAGCGCGTCCTCATGCCCGGGGCGCTGCTTCGTGCGCGGGCGGTTCCCCTTGGGGTTCGGCCTGACTCGCACGGAGGACTCGTCGTACTCGCCGTACGGCTCGTCATCGTCGTCTGAGTCCGACCACCAGCTCAAGCGGGCAGCACCCCGTGCGGGGCGGCGGCGACCATGCGGCGCCACAGCTCGGGGAACTGCGGCAGCGTCTTCGCCGTCGCGCCGATGTCGTGGACCTCGACGCCGGGCACCCGCAGGCCGATGAGGGCTCCCGCGGTCGACATCCGGTGGTCCTTGTACGACTTCCAGACGCCGCCGTGCAGCTCGGCGGGCTCGATGCGCAGACCGTCGGCGAGCTCGATGGCGTGGCCGCCGAGCCCGTTGATCTCGGCGACGAGGGCCGCGAGCCGATCGGTCTCGTGGTGGCGGATGTGGCCGATGCCGGTCAGCTCGCTCGGGGTGTCGGCGAGCGCGGCGAGCGCGGCGAGCGCGGGGGCGAGCTCGCCCCCGGTCGACAGGTCGAGGTCGACGCCGGTGATGCGGCCCGTGCCGCGTACGGTCAACCGGTCGCCGTCGAGGGTGACCTCGGCGCCGAACAGGGGAAGATACGTTGCGAGGTCCGCGCCCACCTGCGTGGTCTCGGCCGGCCAGTTGCCGATCGTCACCCGGCCGCCGGTCGCCACCGCGGCGGCGAGGAACGGTGCGGCGTTCGACAGGTCGGGCTCGATCGCGAGGTCGCGCGCGCCGATCGCCTGGGGCGCGACGACCCAGGTGCCGAGTTCCGGCGTCTCGACCGTGACGCCGCGCGCGGCGAGCGCGGCGATCGTCATCTCGATGTGGGGAAGGCTCGGCAGGCGCTCGCCCGCGTGATGCAGCACGAGGCCGTTCTCGAAGCGCGGCGCCGACAGCAGCAGCCCCGAGACGAACTGGCTCGAGCTCGAGGCGTCGATCGTGATCTCGCCGCCCGCGACCCGGCCGGTGCCGTGGATCGTGAACGGCAGAGCGCCGCGGCCCTCGTCGGCGAGGTCGACGCCGAGGGCGCGCAGCGCGTCGACCATGGCATGCATGGGCCGGCCGCGCGCCGAGTCGTCGGCGTCGATCGTCACGGGCCCGAGTGCGAGCGCCGCGACCGGCGGCACGAAGCGCATGACGGTGCCCGCCTGGCCGGCGTCGATCGTGGTCGAGCCGGTCAGCTCTGAGGCCGGGGTGATGCGCAGATCCGGGCCGAAGGGGCCCTCCTCAGGCATCCGCTCGACGCCCGTGCCCAAGCCTGCGAGCGCCTCGACCATGCGGTCGCTGTCCTGCGAGTGCAGGGGAGCCGTGAGCAGCGAGGGGCCGTCCGCGAGAGCCGAGAGGACCAGCTCGCGGTTGGTCTGCGATTTCGACCCGGGCAGCGCCACATCGGCGTCGATCGGGGTCTGTGCGACCGGGGCGGCCCAGAGCTCGTTCGTCTCGGGCTGGCGGCTGTCGCCGTACGGCTCGAACTCTGGGGCGGAATAGGTGCGGAACTGCATCGGTTGCAGGATATCGAAGATGTCGTAATGCCAGCGAAAGGATGCCTGTGGTCGCGACCGCGCTCATCGAGCGGCCTGCAGCCGACGCCGAGTCGGCGAGTGGCTGGGCCGTAGAATTGGCGGCGATGACAGACGACCTCGAGATCTCGAGTGAGACACCGCCCGCTTCGTTCGAAGAGCAGGCGCTTCCCTTCATGGACCAGCTGTACGCCGCGGCGCTGCGCATGACGCGCAACCCGGCCGATGCACAGGACCTCGTGCAGGAGACCTTTGTGAAGGCCTTCGCCGCGTGGGCGCAGTTCCGCCAGGGCACGAACCTCAAGGCGTGGCTCTATCGCATCCTCACCAACACGTTCATCAACAGCTACCGCAAGAAGCAGCGCGAGCCGTACCAGACCCCGATCGACGATCTCGAGGACTGGCAGCTCGGCGGCGCGGAGTCGACGACGTCGCGTTCGACGCGCTCGGCCGAGGCAGAGGCGATCGACCACCTGCCCGACTCCGACGTGAAGAACGCGCTGCAGGCCATCCCCGAGGACTTCCGGATGGCCGTGTACTTCGCCGACGTCGAGGGGTTCTCCTACCAGGAGATCGCCGACATCATGAAGACGCCCATCGGAACCGTGATGAGCCGCCTGCACCGTGGCCGGCGACTGCTTCGCGATCTGCTGTCCGACTACGCGCGCGACCGGGGGAGCGCTGCCCAGACCCCACCTGCCAGGAGAACACGATGACCGACTGCGGCTGCGACAAAGCCAAGAAGGACCTTGAGGAATACCTGCACCACGAGCTGCAGGCGGCGGATGCCGCAGACATCCGCGAGCATCTGGAGACGTGCGCGGACTGCGCCGGCGAGGCGAAGGTCGGCGTGGTGCTGATCGAGGCCGTGCAGCGCGCGTGCCGCGAGACGGCGCCCGCGGAGCTGCGCGTGCAGGTGCTCGCGAAGCTCCGCGCGCTCCAGACGCACGCGTAACACCCCGACAACGACGAAGGCCGCCGACTGCTGACGCAGCGGCGGCCTTTTCGCACCCAACCCAGCCATAGCGACGCGGCGGTCGCGTCCGGCGCGACTATATGTTCAGCGCATCCTGCATCAGCCTGGCCTGCTCGACGGCGTGGCGCTTGGCCGTGCCGACAGCGGGTGAGGCGGATGCCGGGCGCGAGGCGACCCTGATGTCGCGCTTGCCCGCGCGGCGCGCCGCGTCGACGAAGTACGGCGCAGCCCCCTGGTTCTCCGGCTCGTCCTGCACCCAGACGACCTCCGCGTTCGGGTAGCTGTCGAAGACGCCCTCGAGCTCGGCCTTGGGAAGCGGGTAGAACTGCTCGAGCCTGACGACCGCGATCGCCGGGTTCGGCTCCTTCGCGAGCTCGGCCTTGAGGTCGTAGTAGATCTTGCCGGCGCACGCGAGCACGCGGCGAACCGCGCCCTTGTCCGTGACGTCCGGGTCGTCGATGACCGGCTGGAAGCGACCCGAGGTGAACTCGGCCACGTCGCTGGTCGCGCCACGCAGGCGCAGCATCGCCTTCGGGGTGAACACGATGAGCGGCTTGCGCGGGCGGGCGTAGGCCTGACGGCGCAGCAGGTGGAAGTACGACGCGGGCGTCGACGGGCGCGCGATCGTCATGTTGTTCTGCGCGGCGAGCTGCAGGTAGCGCTCGATGCGGGCCGACGAGTGGTCGGGGCCCTGGCCCTCGTAGCCGTGCGGCAGGAGCAGCACGACGGAGGAGCGCTGGCTCCACTTCTGCTCGGATGCCGCGATGTACTCGTCGATCACGGTCTGCGCGCCGTTGGCGAAGTCGCCGTACTGCGCCTCCCACAGCACGAGCGCGTCCGGGCGCTCGACCGAGTAGCCGTACTCGAAGCCCATCGCCGCGTACTCCGACAGCAGCGAGTCGTAGACGTAGAAGCGGCCCTGGTTCTCGCCGAGATTGGCGAGCGGCACCCATTCCTGCCCGTTGACCTGGTCGTGGAACACGGCGTTGCGCTGCGCGAAGGTGCCACGGCGCGAGTCCTGCCCGACGAGGCGCACCGGGGTGCCCTCGAGCACGAGCGAGCCGAACGCGATCAGCTCGGCGAAGCCCCAGTCGATCCCCCCTCGCGGCTCATGTCGACGCGCTTCTTGAGCAGCGAGGTGAGCTTCTTGTGCACCGTGAAACCGTCTGGCACGTTGGCAAACGCGTCGCCGACGGCCTGCACGACGGATTCCTGCACGCCGGTCGTCTCGAGCTCGCCAGCCGCGGGCTCGTCGTTCTTCGGCACCTGGGTCACGATCGGGATCGGCGAGGTCTGCGCCTCGTGCGTCTCGGCGAAGGCGCGCTCGAGGCGGGACTGGAAGTCGCGGTGCGCCTCCTCGTACTCCTCTTCCGTGATGTCGCCGCGGCCGACGAGCGCCTCGGTGTAGAGCTTGCGGGTCGAGCGCTTCGCCTCGATCAGGCCGTACATCAGGGGCTGCGTCATCGACGGGTCGTCGCCCTCGTTGTGCCCGCGGCGGCGGTAGCAGATCAGGTCGATGAAGACGTCGCGCCCGAACTCCTGCCGGTACTCGAACGCGAGCTTCGCCACGCGCACAACCGCCTCCGGGTCGTCGCCGTTCACGTGGAAGATCGGCGACTGGACCGTCTTCGCGACATCCGTCGAATACACGGAGCTGCGCGACTCGGATGGCGGTGTGGTGAACCCGACCTGGTTGTTGATGTTGACGTGCACCGTGCCGCCGGTCTTGTAGGCGCGCAGCTGCGACATCTGCAGCACCTCGACGTTGATGCCCTGGCCCGCGAGCGCCGCGTCGCCGTGCACGAGCACCGGAAGCGTGGTGTAGGTGCCGGCAGGCCTGCGGTCCTGCTTGGCGCGCACGATGCCCTCGAGCACGCCGTTGACGACCTCGAGGTGCGACGGGTTCGCGGCGACGTAGATCGGAACCTCTTTGCCGTCGGCCGCGACGAAGGTGCCCTCCGTGCCGAGGTGGTACTTCACATCGCCCGTGCCGGCGAGCTCGAACTCGCCCTCGAACTCGCGGAAGATCTGGCCGTAGGTCTTGCCGGCGATGTTGGTCAGCACGTTGAGGCGGCCGCGGTGCGCCATTCCGATCGCGACGCCGTCGAGCCCGGCATCCGCCGCGCCCTGAAGCAGTGCATCGATGAGCGGGATCGTGGACTCGCCGCCCTCGAGGCTGAACCGCTTCTGGCCGACGTACTTGGTCTGCAGGAAGGTCTCGAAGGCCTCGGCCTCGTTGAGCTTCGTGAGGATGTGCAGCTGCTCGTCGTGCCCCGGCTTCACGTACGGGCGCTCGAGCTTGTCCTGGAACCAGCGGCGCTGCGCGGGGTCCTGGATGTGCATGTACTCGAGGCCGACCGTGCGGCAGTACGAGTCGCGCAGCACACCGAGGATGTCGCGCAGCTTCATCTCGCCGTAGTTGCCGGCGAAGCCGCCGGCGACGAACTTCCGGTCGAGGTCCCAGAAGGTGAGGCCGTGGCTCGCGATCTCGAGGTCGGGGTGGGTGCGCTGCTGGTACTCGAGCGGGTCGATGTCGGCCATCAGGTGGCCGCGCACGCGGTACGAGTTGATCAGCTCGTGCACGCGCGCCGTCTTGTTCACCTGGTGGGCGAGGTCGACGTTGATGTCCTGCGCCCAGAGGATGGGCTCGTAGGGGATGCGGAGCGCGGCGAAGATCTCCTGGTAGAAGTCCTGCCCCCCGGCGAGCAGCTCGTGCACGATCTTCAGGAACTCGCCGCTTCCCGCGCCCTGGATGACGCGGTGGTCGTAGGTGCTCGTCAGCGTGATCGTCTTCGAGATGCCGAGGTCGTTGAGCGTCTCGGGGCTCGCGCCCTGGAACTCGGCCGGGTACTCGAGGGCGCCGGCGCCGATGATGCAGCCCTGGCCCTTCATCAGGCGCGGCACGGAGTGCACGGTGCCGATGCCGCCCGGATTCGTGAGCGAGACCGATGCCCCGCTGAAGTCGTCTGCGGTCAGCTTGTTGCCGCGGGCGCGCTTGACGAGGTCCTCATAGGCGGCGAGGTAGTCGGTGAAACTGAGCGTCTCGGCGCGCTTGATCGCCGGCACGAGCAGCGAGCGGGTGCCGTCGGGCTTCGGCAGGTCGATCGCGATGCCGAGGCCGATGTGGGCCGGCTTCACGAGCGACGGCTTGCCGTCGACGACGTCGTAGAACACGTTCTGCGTCGG
Proteins encoded in this window:
- the rsgA gene encoding ribosome small subunit-dependent GTPase A, translated to MSWWSDSDDDDEPYGEYDESSVRVRPNPKGNRPRTKQRPGHEDALTGRVLSVDRGRYTVLLDEDEPTEHQLTASRARELRKQAIVTGDRVDLVGDTTGEDGTLARIVRIGERTTLLRRSADDTDAVERIIVANADQMLIVIAAANPEPRVRLVDRYLVAAYDAGVTPLLCITKTDLADPAPFLANFGALDHLTVFTSARDAMPTAELAAALVGHTTVAVGHSGVGKSTLVNALVPDAHRATGHVNEVTGRGRHTSSSTVSLRVQTDAGRGWIIDTPGVRSFGLGHVDPANILRGFPDLDAIAQECPRGCTHLPDAPDCAIVEAVEAGKLGPAGAVRLDSLQRLLATLKPGLGGSASADAP
- the aroA gene encoding 3-phosphoshikimate 1-carboxyvinyltransferase, which translates into the protein MQFRTYSAPEFEPYGDSRQPETNELWAAPVAQTPIDADVALPGSKSQTNRELVLSALADGPSLLTAPLHSQDSDRMVEALAGLGTGVERMPEEGPFGPDLRITPASELTGSTTIDAGQAGTVMRFVPPVAALALGPVTIDADDSARGRPMHAMVDALRALGVDLADEGRGALPFTIHGTGRVAGGEITIDASSSSQFVSGLLLSAPRFENGLVLHHAGERLPSLPHIEMTIAALAARGVTVETPELGTWVVAPQAIGARDLAIEPDLSNAAPFLAAAVATGGRVTIGNWPAETTQVGADLATYLPLFGAEVTLDGDRLTVRGTGRITGVDLDLSTGGELAPALAALAALADTPSELTGIGHIRHHETDRLAALVAEINGLGGHAIELADGLRIEPAELHGGVWKSYKDHRMSTAGALIGLRVPGVEVHDIGATAKTLPQFPELWRRMVAAAPHGVLPA
- a CDS encoding sigma-70 family RNA polymerase sigma factor, translated to MTDDLEISSETPPASFEEQALPFMDQLYAAALRMTRNPADAQDLVQETFVKAFAAWAQFRQGTNLKAWLYRILTNTFINSYRKKQREPYQTPIDDLEDWQLGGAESTTSRSTRSAEAEAIDHLPDSDVKNALQAIPEDFRMAVYFADVEGFSYQEIADIMKTPIGTVMSRLHRGRRLLRDLLSDYARDRGSAAQTPPARRTR
- a CDS encoding zf-HC2 domain-containing protein, encoding MTDCGCDKAKKDLEEYLHHELQAADAADIREHLETCADCAGEAKVGVVLIEAVQRACRETAPAELRVQVLAKLRALQTHA